In Ectothiorhodosinus mongolicus, one DNA window encodes the following:
- a CDS encoding ShlB/FhaC/HecB family hemolysin secretion/activation protein: MLAAMPAIGHAQSGQSAQSAQAQAAQLAQAGIDAGSILRETERLRVPDVPPLAPAAIPEPPAEPDPDAVTFTISRFELTGVTLIPEQDIQAVLADYLNREITFDDLDRALVKISDLYSKRGWFARPQLPAQDIIDGTVRINIIEGRLGEIQILDPEELAIAPELINRYMLARQTPGDFLNTDEVNRAIGNLNDLPGISAGVVLSASETPGASDLLIQAAPTTALSTTISADNSGSRSTGRARATANAVWANPRGIGDQISSSLMFTEGNRFANFAYDIPVGYDGWRVNSSLSLLSYKNVLDEFALLDSKGSARTFAVTGNYPWIRTNTRTVRLTTGANHARYENELSGEIDNKTVTTLTGGLSGDFSDAWGGGAFTLWSLNATWGEVSLDSKLRQRDSGDETRRGPQTEGRFATLSGNLARLQRLTPNTTLWVSLNGQLASKNLDSSQGISLGGPAGVRAYPVSEGSGDQAIIATVEIRHNFNDQLQGIAFYDHGQVRQHRFDYRPETTTEPNTYELKGLGVGMTYSLSSRAQLRATLATKVGSNPIRTSEGNDGDGTNDQTRLWLNLSVSL; this comes from the coding sequence ATGCTGGCAGCCATGCCAGCCATCGGCCATGCCCAAAGCGGCCAAAGCGCCCAAAGCGCCCAAGCCCAAGCGGCCCAGCTCGCCCAAGCAGGCATCGACGCCGGCTCGATCTTAAGAGAGACCGAGCGCCTTCGCGTGCCCGACGTCCCGCCGCTCGCTCCCGCCGCCATCCCCGAACCCCCCGCCGAGCCGGACCCCGACGCCGTGACCTTCACCATCAGCCGCTTCGAGCTGACGGGCGTCACGCTCATCCCGGAACAAGACATCCAAGCCGTGCTCGCCGACTACCTCAATAGAGAGATCACCTTCGACGACCTCGACCGAGCCCTCGTCAAGATCTCTGACCTCTATTCCAAGCGCGGCTGGTTCGCCCGCCCGCAGCTCCCGGCCCAAGACATCATCGACGGCACGGTTCGTATTAACATCATCGAAGGCCGCCTCGGCGAGATCCAAATCCTCGACCCCGAAGAGCTGGCCATCGCCCCCGAGCTCATCAACCGCTACATGCTCGCCCGCCAAACCCCTGGCGATTTCCTGAACACCGACGAAGTCAACCGCGCCATCGGCAACCTCAACGACCTGCCCGGCATCAGCGCCGGCGTGGTCCTATCCGCCAGCGAAACCCCCGGCGCCTCGGACCTTCTAATCCAAGCAGCGCCGACCACAGCTCTCAGCACAACGATAAGCGCCGACAACTCCGGCTCACGCTCCACCGGCCGCGCCCGCGCCACCGCCAACGCCGTCTGGGCCAACCCCCGAGGCATCGGCGACCAGATCAGCAGTAGCCTCATGTTCACCGAAGGCAACCGCTTCGCCAACTTCGCCTACGACATCCCCGTGGGCTACGACGGCTGGCGCGTCAACAGCAGCCTCAGCCTGCTCAGCTATAAAAATGTCCTTGATGAGTTCGCGCTCCTCGATTCCAAAGGCTCAGCGCGTACCTTTGCAGTCACCGGCAACTACCCTTGGATCCGCACCAACACCCGCACCGTGCGCCTAACCACCGGCGCCAACCATGCCCGTTATGAAAACGAGCTGAGTGGTGAGATCGATAATAAGACTGTCACCACCCTCACCGGCGGCCTGAGCGGCGACTTCAGCGACGCCTGGGGCGGCGGCGCCTTCACTCTATGGAGTCTCAACGCCACTTGGGGAGAGGTCAGCCTCGACAGCAAGTTGCGTCAAAGAGATTCAGGTGACGAGACACGACGCGGCCCCCAAACCGAAGGCCGCTTCGCCACCCTATCCGGCAACTTGGCCCGCCTGCAGCGCCTGACACCCAACACCACGCTCTGGGTCTCGCTCAACGGCCAGCTCGCCTCCAAGAACCTCGACTCCTCCCAAGGCATTAGCCTGGGCGGCCCAGCCGGCGTGCGCGCCTACCCCGTATCCGAAGGCTCCGGCGACCAAGCCATCATCGCCACCGTTGAGATCCGCCACAACTTCAACGACCAACTCCAAGGCATCGCCTTCTACGACCACGGCCAAGTCCGCCAACACCGCTTCGACTACCGCCCCGAAACTACAACAGAGCCCAACACCTACGAACTCAAAGGCCTTGGCGTCGGCATGACCTACAGCCTCTCCAGCCGCGCCCAACTGCGCGCCACGCTCGCCACCAAGGTCGGCAGCAACCCAATCCGCACGTCAGAGGGCAATGACGGCGACGGCACCAACGACCAGACCCGCCTCTGGCTCAACCTCAGCGTGAGTTTGTGA
- a CDS encoding ABC transporter substrate-binding protein, whose product MPHSQRIIGGVLAGALLIAFAVLWLDSRAVIVGVDAPLTDYRLFDPTEMDALRLFKKENPRSRIAAVPGYYDFNIDSGRAAIEDMITAGARFIVTTQPSSTMVGSIDRFTDGEVLLINTSSTSLLMSDKDDYILRIMPDLAIEQNFIASVIRDMPGRRLLVVQDAGNAAYTDPAYEQFRLALHAPSPDQAASTEQTPSPNQAQNSWDITHVRMVYHDFDPTEYRDIIAQGYDALYLLGGDFQTATGTIMHYFHSNNPDARIILTPWSRSAEILKLSGDALAQTILVSHFPSRRDNPAIDSYLTRFEREFDYTPQFMAIKIRQALELVDAAFRQGHTTPAAVKSFLLQQTPHQTSLGSIHFNRYGDVQHGFYLLKDLERELR is encoded by the coding sequence ATGCCCCATAGCCAGCGCATCATCGGAGGCGTGCTAGCAGGAGCCCTGCTGATTGCGTTCGCGGTGCTCTGGCTGGACAGCCGTGCCGTCATCGTCGGTGTCGACGCCCCTCTAACCGACTACCGCCTGTTCGATCCCACAGAGATGGACGCATTGCGGCTGTTTAAAAAAGAAAATCCCCGCAGCCGCATCGCCGCCGTCCCCGGTTACTATGACTTCAATATCGACAGTGGTCGCGCTGCCATCGAAGACATGATCACCGCAGGCGCCCGCTTTATCGTCACTACCCAACCCTCAAGCACCATGGTCGGCAGCATCGATCGGTTCACCGATGGCGAGGTGCTACTCATTAATACCTCGTCAACAAGCCTCCTGATGAGCGATAAAGATGACTATATTTTGCGCATCATGCCTGACCTGGCCATCGAGCAAAACTTCATCGCCAGCGTTATCCGCGACATGCCGGGACGACGTCTCTTGGTTGTGCAAGACGCCGGCAACGCGGCCTATACCGACCCTGCCTATGAACAATTCCGCCTCGCGCTACACGCCCCGAGTCCGGACCAAGCCGCGAGCACCGAGCAAACCCCAAGCCCGAATCAAGCGCAAAACTCCTGGGACATCACCCACGTGCGCATGGTCTATCATGACTTCGATCCCACGGAATACCGCGACATCATCGCCCAAGGCTATGACGCACTCTATTTGCTCGGTGGTGATTTCCAAACGGCGACCGGCACCATCATGCATTACTTTCACAGCAATAACCCCGATGCCCGCATTATTCTCACGCCTTGGTCGCGGTCTGCTGAAATCCTCAAGCTCAGCGGTGACGCGCTTGCCCAAACCATCCTAGTCAGCCATTTCCCCTCGCGTCGAGATAACCCAGCGATCGATAGCTACCTCACCCGCTTTGAACGGGAGTTCGACTACACACCCCAGTTCATGGCCATCAAAATTCGCCAAGCACTTGAGCTGGTTGATGCCGCCTTTCGTCAGGGGCATACCACCCCGGCTGCCGTGAAAAGCTTCCTACTTCAACAAACGCCACATCAGACCTCTTTAGGCTCCATTCACTTCAACCGCTACGGGGATGTGCAACACGGCTTCTACCTGCTAAAGGACCTCGAGCGCGAACTAAGGTGA
- a CDS encoding ATP-binding protein, producing the protein MLLSSLLSIGAVFLVSNLIVRQFVELNTADVSRINLFLSYHLGESRTDLIQQISEQQSTPEPILLNIPSYTDVYRLDANLRVAEVLIGSEGSRVFPGFTLANTTLASVIQQGATEVLTYSLRRGIEDDQPGLYMAFSLGDEVFLARFNLEYLKKFLEDYAQLTGQPLLLTQNRGLVMLSSDSQLRITQIEPQALDQRIGLRDRITHADTRWLPFSQFSAIEGAYIVLLAPTAALDTLLRTLWIALTLVLMGLLLIVLYKLRRADEWVAMPLKQLLTRVEAMTEGAQQPGTRPRAMALKEFANLEASFQSMVNAVNQREQALSKLSQTIERDRARLERLLDGLPIAIGTITFDENPKTLFVNQEFTASFGYTLTDIPTVAAWAQQAYPDANYRDLVMGRWNRAIEHARKERGRIESMEFRVTAKTGEVRDAIFRAVALDDRLVVALTDVTTLRETEQALSSAQKELEKAAYELTENIPVGTYTMVQPADGGLAYFSFMSTRFLELTGLTREEAAEDPMRGFACVHPDDFDAWVQLNIEAFSEKKRFYGETRVVVDGEIRWITAESTPRTRDDGTTIWEGVLADITPRKMAEQALLEAKQHAEKLERAKSDFLASMSHEIRTPMNAVMGLTQLLQLEDLTRDQLSLVRRIERAGELLLTIIDDVLDLSKIESGKMPIRHEPFELKDLLQRLHDLYSPLLTAKSVTLGWSLAGDDPGALLGDTHRLEQVLGNLLSNAIKFTENGRVQLLARTTSIDAHSVGLELSVTDTGTGIAPEYLNKLFDPFEQGDKSSRREGTGLGLPISKRLIELMGGTIILNSQLEQGTEVKIHLRLPRADKIYRNQALLESIVDIMAHVAGRRFLVVDDVAVNRELLARFIEELNAEATCLGSAREALHVLSLEPEAFDAVLMDVQMPGMDGMEATRQIRGRLGLLDLPVIAFTAGVLEEQQQAARDAGMNDVLTKPVKLEVLARCLAKHLAHRAPAPSSQRFDIPDGSVYSCASSPDGGDANDEVQISPGFEAWPGFNMQHAMEMVDDDSAFFAKLVASFKESFSDIIPELRRELEAQQWSHAQRRLHSLKGAAAYLGAEQVATHAAALEAMLIAGDHDWLAKLPPLETALAQIL; encoded by the coding sequence TTGTTGCTATCCTCTTTACTCTCAATCGGTGCGGTATTCCTCGTCTCCAACCTAATTGTTCGCCAGTTCGTTGAACTAAATACCGCCGATGTCTCGCGCATCAATTTGTTTCTCAGCTACCACCTTGGCGAGTCTCGCACCGACCTAATTCAACAAATTTCCGAACAACAAAGCACGCCGGAGCCGATACTCCTTAACATCCCCAGCTACACCGATGTCTATCGTCTCGATGCCAATTTGCGCGTCGCGGAAGTTTTGATCGGTTCCGAAGGAAGCCGTGTCTTTCCCGGATTTACGCTCGCCAACACGACGCTGGCGTCAGTCATTCAGCAGGGTGCCACAGAAGTGTTGACCTATTCGCTGCGTCGCGGCATCGAAGACGATCAACCTGGTCTTTATATGGCTTTCAGCTTAGGTGATGAAGTTTTTCTCGCCCGCTTTAATCTGGAATATCTGAAAAAGTTTCTTGAAGACTATGCTCAGCTCACTGGCCAACCGCTGCTGCTCACCCAAAACCGTGGCCTAGTGATGCTCAGCAGTGACAGTCAGCTGCGCATTACCCAAATTGAGCCTCAAGCGCTGGATCAAAGGATCGGATTGCGTGACCGTATTACCCATGCGGACACACGCTGGCTGCCGTTCTCTCAATTCTCTGCCATCGAAGGCGCCTATATCGTCTTGCTGGCGCCCACTGCAGCACTAGATACATTGCTGCGCACGCTTTGGATCGCACTCACGCTGGTGCTCATGGGTCTGTTGCTCATTGTTCTTTATAAACTGCGTCGCGCCGACGAGTGGGTCGCTATGCCGCTCAAACAGCTGCTCACACGCGTTGAAGCCATGACCGAGGGCGCGCAGCAACCTGGTACTCGCCCGCGCGCCATGGCCCTCAAGGAATTCGCCAATCTAGAGGCGAGTTTCCAGAGCATGGTCAATGCCGTAAACCAGCGCGAACAGGCGCTCAGCAAGCTCAGCCAGACCATCGAGCGGGATCGCGCTCGACTCGAACGCCTGCTTGACGGCTTGCCCATTGCCATTGGTACGATTACTTTTGATGAAAACCCCAAAACTTTGTTTGTTAATCAGGAGTTTACCGCCAGTTTTGGTTACACCTTGACGGATATTCCGACGGTGGCAGCTTGGGCGCAGCAGGCCTATCCCGATGCCAATTATCGCGATCTGGTGATGGGGCGTTGGAATCGAGCCATAGAACATGCGCGCAAGGAACGTGGGCGCATCGAGTCCATGGAGTTTCGAGTCACCGCCAAAACCGGCGAAGTGCGCGATGCTATTTTTCGCGCGGTAGCCCTAGATGACCGCTTAGTCGTCGCGCTCACCGATGTCACGACTTTACGCGAAACCGAACAAGCGCTCAGCAGCGCCCAGAAAGAGCTAGAAAAAGCGGCCTACGAACTCACCGAAAATATTCCTGTGGGCACCTACACGATGGTGCAGCCGGCCGATGGCGGACTGGCCTACTTTTCCTTCATGAGCACCCGGTTTCTCGAGCTCACCGGCCTAACCCGAGAGGAAGCTGCAGAAGATCCAATGCGGGGTTTTGCCTGCGTGCATCCTGATGATTTCGACGCATGGGTGCAGTTGAACATCGAGGCATTTAGCGAGAAAAAACGGTTCTATGGTGAGACCCGCGTGGTGGTCGATGGCGAAATTCGCTGGATCACCGCTGAGTCCACGCCGCGAACTCGCGATGATGGCACAACTATCTGGGAAGGCGTACTGGCCGATATCACTCCGCGCAAAATGGCCGAGCAAGCACTGCTTGAAGCCAAACAACATGCCGAAAAACTCGAGCGTGCCAAGAGTGATTTTCTCGCCAGTATGAGCCACGAAATCCGCACCCCCATGAATGCAGTGATGGGTCTTACGCAGCTTCTACAGCTCGAGGACTTAACCCGCGATCAGCTCAGTTTAGTGCGGCGCATCGAGCGGGCAGGGGAGCTTCTATTAACCATCATCGACGACGTGCTCGATCTCTCCAAAATCGAATCCGGCAAGATGCCCATCCGTCATGAACCCTTTGAATTAAAAGATCTCTTGCAGCGTTTGCATGATCTCTACAGCCCCTTGCTGACGGCCAAGTCCGTGACGCTTGGCTGGTCGTTGGCGGGCGATGATCCTGGAGCTCTACTGGGGGATACCCACCGGCTGGAGCAAGTGCTTGGGAATCTTTTGAGTAACGCCATCAAGTTTACCGAGAACGGCAGGGTGCAGCTTTTAGCGCGCACCACCTCAATTGATGCCCATAGCGTGGGTTTAGAGCTCAGTGTCACCGACACCGGCACTGGGATTGCGCCGGAGTATCTGAACAAACTGTTTGATCCCTTTGAACAGGGGGATAAGAGCTCACGCCGCGAGGGCACGGGCCTGGGTCTACCCATCAGTAAGCGACTTATTGAATTGATGGGCGGTACGATTATTCTGAACAGTCAGTTGGAGCAGGGGACAGAGGTCAAAATCCACCTGCGTCTGCCGCGTGCCGACAAGATCTATCGCAACCAAGCGCTTTTGGAGTCGATCGTCGATATCATGGCCCATGTCGCCGGCCGACGTTTTTTGGTGGTGGATGACGTTGCAGTCAACCGCGAACTGCTGGCGCGCTTTATCGAAGAGCTCAACGCCGAGGCCACCTGTCTGGGCAGTGCCAGAGAGGCCCTGCATGTGCTGTCGCTCGAGCCCGAGGCCTTTGATGCCGTGCTCATGGACGTGCAAATGCCGGGCATGGATGGTATGGAGGCCACACGCCAAATTCGCGGCCGCCTAGGCCTTTTGGACCTTCCCGTGATTGCTTTCACCGCTGGCGTGCTCGAAGAGCAGCAGCAGGCTGCGCGAGATGCCGGCATGAACGACGTGCTCACCAAGCCTGTCAAGTTGGAGGTTCTTGCACGCTGTCTTGCCAAGCATCTCGCCCACCGCGCGCCGGCGCCATCGTCTCAACGATTCGATATTCCCGACGGCTCCGTGTACTCATGTGCCTCGAGCCCTGATGGCGGCGATGCAAACGATGAAGTCCAGATTTCGCCAGGCTTCGAGGCATGGCCTGGCTTTAACATGCAGCACGCCATGGAAATGGTAGACGACGACTCCGCGTTCTTCGCCAAGCTCGTCGCCAGCTTCAAAGAATCCTTCAGCGACATCATTCCCGAGCTGCGCCGCGAGCTCGAAGCCCAGCAATGGTCCCATGCCCAGCGCCGCCTGCACAGCCTCAAAGGCGCCGCCGCTTACCTCGGCGCCGAGCAAGTCGCCACCCACGCCGCCGCCCTTGAGGCCATGCTCATCGCCGGCGACCACGACTGGCTCGCCAAACTCCCCCCCCTCGAAACCGCCCTCGCCCAAATCCTCTAA